The Sulfurimonas aquatica genomic sequence GATATGGTAAATTTTACACCCTAAACAGTATGAAAAGAGTACTTCTAAAACTATACATGCCAAAAGAGTAATACTTAAAATATAAAAAAGAACAGTAATGTTCATTGCACTAATAATAGCAATAAACACTAAAAATATGAGTCCAAAGTAAGCAGCTAAACGCTTAGCTGCAGAATCAACCATAACACTACGTATATGTAAAATTTGTTTTGTTTTAAAGCTTATAATATGCATTAGACTATACTCTTTTTCTATAAAAAGTCTTGTAGCAAAGTCTAAAATCAAAAAATAAACTATATATGTGTTGTGAGTAAATAAATATGTAGTAAATAAAATTCCTACATAAAAGGCAGTAATTCTAGCCACATTTCCATCAACTTTTACAAATGATACTGGACAAGATTTGCCATTCATTAGAGACCCTTTTACTTAATGTTCTTATTAATTTTCGCAATATTATTAAATAATCACTTTAAAGTAAAGTAAACATAGTGGATTACTATGGATTCTAATCTATCTTTTGCACTAACTGGGATGGCAATAACCCTAAAGACTCTTCTACTTTAAGAGTATTTCCATGAGTAATAAACTCATCTTCATATTCAAAACTAGTAAGATTAATATTTGTAATTTTGTTTCTTGCAAAAAATTCTAAGATAGCAGAACCAACGCCACCCATTTTAGAGCTATCTGAGAATACATACCATTTAGTATGTTTTTTTGCCATATCAAATAGCATCTCTTCATCTAACGGTTTTACAAAACGTAAATCTAAAATAGTTACCTCTTTATCTAGTAATAATGAAGTCTCATATGCACGTCCCACCCCATTTCCATAGCCAATAAAAAGAGTGTCGCTATTAGCTGTCTTTAATAGTTGCGATTTTCCTAATTCAAAAGGAGAAGACTCAGCTAAATTACACTCTTTAAAAGAGCCTCTAGGGTAACGCAAAGAGCATGGGTGCTCATACTCAGCGGCAAATGCCATTGCTTGATGAAAAGACTTCTCATCTCTTGGAGCAAAAAGTGTCATATTTGGAATGGCTCGTAAAAAACTAATGTCAAATACACCCTGATGAGTCTCTCCATCTTCACCGACAATTCCAGCACGATCAAGTGCAAAAACAACAGGTAAATCCATTAAACATGTGTCATGAATAACTTGATCGACGCCGCGTTGTAAAAAAGTAGAGTAGATTGTACAAAATGGCTTAAAGCCCTCTTTAGCTAAAGCACTCATTGATGTTACTGCATGTTGTTCTGCAATAGCAACATCCCAAAATCTATCTGGATAAGCATCTATGAGTTGTGTTAATCCCGTTCCACTAGGCATAGCAGCAGTAGCCCCTACAATTTTCTCATTATTTTTTGCAAGATGAAGAAGAGCTTCTGTATATATTTGTGTAGCACTTTTAGATGAACTTTTTTTAGATGAATCTCCACTATCAAGATCAAATGGTCCAACACCATGCCACTTCTCTTCTTGTCCTTCTGCTATTTGATAGCCTTTTCCTTTAATTGTCTGAGCATGAACAATGACAGGCTTACCAAGTTTCTTTGCTTTTTGAAGTATATCTATAAGAGATTCTAAGTTATGTCCATCAATGGGACCTATATAATCTATGCCCATCTCTTCAAACATTATTCCTGGCGTGATAAGCTTAAGACTCTCCTCCATTTTTTTAGCGATGTAGTGAGCCCCTTCACCAAAGTTATCGACAAAATTTTCAGTATGGTGTTTAAACTTTTGATAAAAAGAACCAGCCATTGCTGAGCTTAACATTCGGCTTATTGCACCTATTGGCTTTGCTATACTCATCTCATTGTCATTAAGGATAATAACCATCGGATACTTTCTATCACCCAATTCATTAAGCGCTTCATAGACCATTCCAGCCGTCATTGAACCATCGCCAATCATAACGACCGGAATTCTAGAGTCTTGCTCATTTTTCAAGGCTATAGCCTTTGCGGCGCCTACTCCTAAAGAGATAGAAGTTGAACTATGTCCAGCAACAAAATAATCATGCTCAGACTCACTAGGTTTTGTGTAACCACACATTCCATCAAATTGACGCAGAGTATCAAACTCTTCCCATCTATCTGTCAAAAGCTTATGTGCATACGCCTGATGTGACACGTCAAAAATAAAAGGGTCACTACCTGAGTCAAAGACCTTATGCATTGCAACAATAAGTTCGGTAGCGCCAAGCGTTGAACTTAAGTGTCCACCATTTTTACTCACAACTCTCAATATTTCTTCGCGTATGTCGGCGCATATTACTTCGAGTTCTTGAACTGTTTTTGATTTTATATTCATATATTTTTACTCACTTAAAGCGGCTTTTTTAACTCTTTGAAATCTTTTTGATACTTGTGCATCTATATTTCCAGCATCACTCATTACTACAACTCCACCTTCACTTATAGCACTATCTGAAACTATCTCAATATGCCCAAGTTTACCAAGTGATTCTGATAAACTTCCATGATTTTTTGGATTTACTTTTAATGTAATTTTTGACGCTGATTGTAACTCTTTTATTAACTCTTCTGAAAGAACCTTAGCAATCTCTGAAGAGTTATTAGCTATTTCTACTTTAATGACCTCTTGAGATATATCTAAAGCAGCTGAAATCAATTCACTTTTAAT encodes the following:
- a CDS encoding DUF4395 domain-containing protein, which gives rise to MNGKSCPVSFVKVDGNVARITAFYVGILFTTYLFTHNTYIVYFLILDFATRLFIEKEYSLMHIISFKTKQILHIRSVMVDSAAKRLAAYFGLIFLVFIAIISAMNITVLFYILSITLLACIVLEVLFSYCLGCKIYHIYKKIVI
- the dxs gene encoding 1-deoxy-D-xylulose-5-phosphate synthase, whose protein sequence is MNIKSKTVQELEVICADIREEILRVVSKNGGHLSSTLGATELIVAMHKVFDSGSDPFIFDVSHQAYAHKLLTDRWEEFDTLRQFDGMCGYTKPSESEHDYFVAGHSSTSISLGVGAAKAIALKNEQDSRIPVVMIGDGSMTAGMVYEALNELGDRKYPMVIILNDNEMSIAKPIGAISRMLSSAMAGSFYQKFKHHTENFVDNFGEGAHYIAKKMEESLKLITPGIMFEEMGIDYIGPIDGHNLESLIDILQKAKKLGKPVIVHAQTIKGKGYQIAEGQEEKWHGVGPFDLDSGDSSKKSSSKSATQIYTEALLHLAKNNEKIVGATAAMPSGTGLTQLIDAYPDRFWDVAIAEQHAVTSMSALAKEGFKPFCTIYSTFLQRGVDQVIHDTCLMDLPVVFALDRAGIVGEDGETHQGVFDISFLRAIPNMTLFAPRDEKSFHQAMAFAAEYEHPCSLRYPRGSFKECNLAESSPFELGKSQLLKTANSDTLFIGYGNGVGRAYETSLLLDKEVTILDLRFVKPLDEEMLFDMAKKHTKWYVFSDSSKMGGVGSAILEFFARNKITNINLTSFEYEDEFITHGNTLKVEESLGLLPSQLVQKID